The Malus domestica chromosome 17, GDT2T_hap1 genome contains the following window.
GTGAGTCTTCTAGCAAATCAAGTGAAGGTGTGATAGACTCACACGTTTTTTTATCATACTCCATTGAAATGAAGAAACTTGGATGATGTACTTGCTCAATGCAAGTTATGCATTATGGAACCTGAGAAGTATGAAGATGTTGCTGAGGATGAGTCTTGGATGAAAGCCATGAAGGATGAGCTTTCCATGATTGAAAAAAATGCAACCTAGGAACTGGTAGACATACCATCAAACAAGCCTATAATTGGAGTTAAATGGGTGTTTAAGACCAAACTCAATTTTGATGGAACTGTGCAAAAGAACAAGGCAAGGCTTGTTGCAAAGGGATATGCCCAGAAACCAAGAATAGACTACAATGAGACTTTTGCCCCTGTTGCTAGGTTGGATACAATCAGAACTCTTATTGCTTTGGATGCACAAAAGAGTTGGAAACTCTATCAGCTTGATGTCAAATCTGCTTTTCTGAATGGTGTTCTGGAAAAAGAGGTATATGTAGAACAACCTGATGGATTTGTGATCACAGGAAAGGAAGACAAAGTGTATAAACTCCATAAAGCTCTCTATGGTCTCAAACAGGCACCTAGAGCCTGGTATGGGGAGATTGACACTTATTTTGCATAGTGTGGTTTCATGAAGAGTCTTAGTGAGGCTACCCTCTACACCAAAGCAAGGGGAGATGAAATTCTAATTGTTTCAATTCATGTGGATGACATAGTGTATACAGGGAATAAAAATGATCTGTTGAAAGAATTCAAGGAGGATATGATGGTCAAGTATGAAATGACTGATTTGGgtcttcttcatcattttcttggcatgAGAATTATTCAAACTCACTCTAGTATTTTTATTCACCAAAGAAAGTATGTTGCTTCTCTGCTGAATAAATTTGGCCTAAGTGAGTGCAAATCTGTATTCACACCCCTTGTTCCATCAGATAAGTTGTGTAAAGATGATGGTAGTGGATCAGCAAGTGAGGAACAATATAGAAGAATTGTGGGAAGCTTGCTATATCTTACTGCCACTCGACCAGATATAATGTATGATGCCAGTCTCCTTGCTAGGTTCATGAACAGTCCCACAAATAAGCATTTTGGTACTGCTAAAAGAGTGCTAAGATACATTAAAGGTACTCTGGATTATGGCTTGGAGTATGTGAAAGGAAAAAATGCAATGCTAATTGGAT
Protein-coding sequences here:
- the LOC108169840 gene encoding uncharacterized mitochondrial protein AtMg00810-like, with translation MKSLSEATLYTKARGDEILIVSIHVDDIVYTGNKNDLLKEFKEDMMVKYEMTDLGLLHHFLGMRIIQTHSSIFIHQRKYVASLLNKFGLSECKSVFTPLVPSDKLCKDDGSGSASEEQYRRIVGSLLYLTATRPDIMYDASLLARFMNSPTNKHFGTAKRVLRYIKGTLDYGLEYVKGKNAMLIGFCDSDGGGSVDDNKNTSGNAFSFGSRVFSWASMKQNCVALSTAEAEYICASEATAQVIWLRFVLEDFGEL